The region TTCTCGCAGTTCCCTTATCTCATCTATTCCCCTGTTTGACGCCCCGTCAATCTCGTAAACGTCCAGAGACGTTCCATCGGTTATCTCCCTGCAATTGGTGCATTCATTACAGGGAGTTTCTATGGGACCTTTCCCGCAATTCAGGGCCTTGGCCAGGATGCGTGCTACGGATGTCTTCCCGACACCTCTGGGACCACTGAAAATAAAGGCATGTGCGACACGGCTGCGACTAATGGCGTTCTGGAGAGTTTTCACCACATGATCCTGCCCCACAACATCCTCAAAAACCTGAGGTCTCCATTTTCGGGCGATGACAAGATATTCCATGAACTATTCCTAATAAGGCAAGCTGAGCGATAATAAATGATAGCCAGGTTACCCGCGGCACACGTTGGTAATTGCTGCCGCTGCTTCCTTCCGGACCTGACGGGGTTCACAACCCTCCGTTGCACGGAACCCGGCTATCAAATCAAGATTGCAAATAAGACACAGGGTTGCTGTGAGAGCTTTGCAAAACTGCAATTCTGGTCATTGCGAGGAGCTTTAGCGACGCGGCAATCTTACGAATTATCAATATGTTGCGAGATTGCTTCGCTTTGCTCGCAATGACAATATTGGTATTATGCAAAGCTCTCGCTGTATTTGACAGGGCTAAAGCCCTGTGCTACAAGCTGACCCCTGATCCCTGTAGACCTTGAAAAACTGAAAAATATGGCTTTTCAAAGCTTTCCCCTGAATGAGCCAATATCTGGCGGAGAGAGGGGGATTCGAACCCCCGGTACACCTTTGTGGGCATACACACGATTTCCAGTCGTGCTCCTTAAGCCAGCTCGGACATCTCTCCATAAGGCGGCAAAGCCGCAACTAAAAAGGTTCAAAAAAGTGCCTAAAGTTTGAAGTGCCTAAAGTGAACTAAAGTTGATGCACTCGTAAAAAGTCAGTTTTTGTCACCCTGAATTTATTTCAGGGTCTCGAACTTACTGAAATAATTAGATGCTGAAACAAGTGAGATCCTGAACCAAGTTCAGGATGACAAATGGTGCAGTTTACGACTTTTTACGAACTTGTCAAAGTTAACTGATCAAAATCTTTAACTTTAGGCACTTAAGCAACTTTAGCTCACTTCACACTCTCAACTCTTAATGGCGGAGAGGGTGGGATTCGAACCCACGTGAGAGCTTTTGGCCCTCCAATCGATTTCGAGTCGACCCCGTTATGACCACTTCGGTACCTCTCCACTTATTAAAGATCAAAATGAAAGGTGACTCTCCCCGCCTACAGAGCGGGGCTTGCGGGTGCACTCCCGGTCAAACGTTACAAAGTGAGCGGTTTTACCCTCTTTTCACGAAAAAATCTACTCAAAATCTCGGCACACTCATCCTTCAGAATGCCACCTGTTATCTTTACGGAATGATTGAGTCTTTTATCGTCAAGGATGCCATAAAGAGAAATCACCCCCCCATTTTGGGGATCATCTGTGCCAAATACAACCCTCGAAATCCTTGCCTGTATTATAGCTCCGGCACACATAACACATGGCTCAAGAGTTACGTAAAGTGTTGTCCCGGCAAGGCGATAATTTCCGATCTTACCCCCGGCTTTGCGGATAGCCACAATCTCCGCATGAGCAGAGGGATCATTCATCACGATGGAGCTGTTGTGCGCCTTAGCGAGTATATCATCTCCCCGGGTGATTACAGCACCGACAGGAACCTCTCCGGCTGCATACGCTGCCCTTGCCTCTTCGAGCGCAAGCCTGATGAACCCTTCATCGTTGTTTTTCATTTAGAAGAATAAAATATCAGTTCTCCCTCTTTGTCAAGTTAAATGATATTTTCAAACAGTATATCTGCTTGATTTTCACCCCCTAATTACACTATATAGACAGGTACCATAAAATAAGAGCTCTGACTATGCTTTCAAAAAAATTAGTGCTTACATTCGTGTCGTTTTCTCTGGCCATACATATCGCCATTCTAACAGCGGTAGGAATAATTGATGGGCGGAGAAATCATCAGATAAGCTTTTTTACAGTCGACTTAAAAGAACAATTGAAAGACGACGAAAGTATAACGAATAAAGAAAGAGAGAGTAATTCGCCCACTGGACATGCAGACACTAAGGATAAGTTTAAGGGAACTATCAACTCTATACGGCATGAAAAAGAAGATACAGTCAATCTCGGGAGGGATACAAAGTACTATTCTTACCTTACGAAATTGAAAGAAAATATAAAGAAGAACTGGCTATATCCCAAACAGGCTTATATCCGGAAGGAAGAGGGAACCACCGTTGTTAAATTCTCCATTGTAGAAGATGGATCCCTCATAGACATTTGCATAATCGCATCTTCCGGATTCAAATCTCTTGACACGGAGGCACTCAATGTTGTCAAATTATGTGCCCCTTACACTCCCCTTCCTAAAAACTTCAATCTGTCAAAACTTAATATAGTGGCAAATTTTCAGTACGGGCTGGCCGATTGAAGTATTGTTAAATCTATCATTTACAGCATGAATGATCTTTTAGAATTTTAAACCCATGAACAACGAGAGAAAAATTATATATTTTACCTGCGTAGGCCACTTCTTTTTTCATTTTTATGAACTGGTATTCCCGGCTTTGGCTATCCCTCTTATGATTTCATTAAAGATGACCCTGCCGGAAGTGCTGAAATTGAGCTTCTTCATGTATCTGTTGATGGGATTGGGTGCACTGCCCTGGGGGATTGTTTCCGATCATTACGGCAATCGCAGGAGTCTGGTAATTTTTTTCATTGGAACAGGTACGGGAGCAATCCTGACCGCCTTTTCAGACTCTGGAACATCGATCATGTTATCCCTCGCTATTATAGGTTTTTTTGCAAGTATTTATCATCCGGCCGGAATGGGCCTGATTTCTCTTGGTACACGAAACAGGGGTATGGCCCTCGGCATCAACGGGGTTGCGGGTAACATAGGGCTTGCTACCGCTCCCTTTGCAGCAGGCTTATTAAATTGGTTGGTTGGATGGCAGATAACGTATTTACTGATCGGACTGTTCAGCATTTTCTGGGGAATTATCCTCTACTTTAAGAAAATTGATGAAACACCGATAACGCACGATAACGAGAACATGACAACCACCGGAGCGAACAATAATTACCTTAAGTACTTCCTGATCTTATGCGTGGTTATGACACTTGCCGGATTAACTTACAGGGCAAACAGTGTAGTTCTGCCCGCTTATCTTGAATTCAAGGCAAGTTTTCTCTGGAAACTTTTCCAAAGTGCGGACATTACCAATATTGAAGGGACAAAGACCATGGCGGCCACACTGCTGGCTTCATCCATTTATGCGGTTGGCGTCTTCGGACAACTTGCCGGCGGAAAACTGGCCGACAAATACGATCTTCGCTGGCTTTATCTGATCTTTCACGGACTGAGTCTGCCATTTCTTATCTTTATGGGTATCTTAAGTGAACAATTCCTGGTGGTCTCTGCCGGATTTTACCTCTTTTTTGCTCTTGGTATGCAGCCAATCGAGAACAGCCTGGTTGCTAAATTTACACCGAACAGATGGAGAAGTACCGGCTACGGGATAAAATTTATCCTCACCTTTGGAGTGGGGTCTACAGCTGTCTATTTAGTCGGCTGGATAAGGGAGTTATGGAGCCTCAACGTAGTCTATTTTTTTTCAGGGGGAATCGTCACACTCATACTGCTTTGCATAACATGCCTTATCTTTTTTTCACGGGGAATAACCTGCAAAAATATTCCCTAAAACCTCAAACAAAACCGTCCTGCAACGTCTTGCACCACTAAACTACTAACAAGTTCGCAAAAAGTCTTTTCGGAGCGAATTCTAGCATTTTGGGAAATAGATGCTGGTAGTGACTGGCGTTAAGAAAATCTAACTGTTTGAGTGCGTTAGCACGAGTTTTAGATTGTAGGATCGGGTTTTACACCCGACCGCAAACGGTGGCATATAAAATGCCACCCTACAGAATTGATTTGTCAATCGATTTATCAATGGTCCCCAAAATGGTTCTGAGCGAAGAAAACTGACCGGAGGCGCATCCCGCAAGGGGGCGCAATATAAAAAAATATATTCCTTACCGGGAAGTCCCGCCCTGTGGGCGGGGAGCTTCACTTTTTACGAATGCATCAACTACTAAACCTTTGAAAAACTGAAAAATAGGGTTTTGAGGGCGAATACGGAATCATTATAATTACATGATTTTATAAATGAGAGAGAGTATTGAGAGAATAATGATAACTGTAAATACCAAAAATATCTTTCTGAAGCTTATAGAACCCAGAACAAAATGGCCGCAGTTTTTACATACCGTTCTTTTCGATTCTATCGGTTTTTTACAATTAGGACAGAGGGCTGTTTTTTCCGTTTCAAGGAGTTTTCTCGCGGAGCTTTTTTTAACTTCCTCTTGGACATCATATCTCCATTCACAATCAAATGTCGGACATTTCCCTTTAAGTGACATATTGTCCGACCAGACAAAACTTCTCAGGCATTCAGGACATTCAATTTTTAACATGAAGCTTCTCCCTCACTTTTCTCTTTTTTGATGGCTCCCAAATTATATGGAGGACAATCAAGCTTCAGAGGCTTTTCAAAAATTTCGCTGCAACCACTGTGGCCACAGTTGATTTGCATGTTACAGAGTTATGGAGTTCAAGTAAATAAGACCCCTGGTTTAACGGTCAAGATTTTTCACCAACTTCACACCCAACTCCAGGGCTTCTTTACTTGCACTAAAAAAATCAACAGGGATTCTTCTCTCAAGTACTTTTCTGATCGATTCTGGCTTAATCAACTGGGTAAGATGAATCAAGGCGCCAATCATGCAAATATTAAGGACAATTGGCGTTCCTATCTTATCCATCACTTCTTCATACATATCAAGTTCTACCTGTCTTGCATCAACTTTTTTTTCCTGCTTGATATAATGACTATCAGTCAATAAAAGACCACCGGGCCTTATAAAACCAGAGAATTTGTTATATGCTTCCTGAGACAGACACGCAAGGACATTTGGCTGGATAACCTTGGGAAAGAGAATGTCTGAATCTGCGATGATGACGTCAGAACGGCAGCTCCCTCCTCTGGCCTCCGGACCATACGACTGGGACTGTACCGCATTTAAACCCTCATATAGAACTGCTGCTTCAGCAAGTATTATCGCTGCTGTTATTATACCCTGTCCCCCTGAGCCAGCGAAAATAATCCTGCATCTTTCCATAACTTACCTTTCTTTATGCGCCTTTTCTATAATCTTATCATATTCAGAACAATACTCCGGCCGCTCTTCCTGAATAAATATCCCCCTTTCAATCAGTTCCGGGTATTTCTTTTTCATCTTGCTGCCTATCGGGGTTGTATGTGTTCTGTAATACTTAAGCATATTAACTGCACTGGCAAATTCGTTCTTTCTGCCGAAATAGACGGGGCATTGGGATATGATCTCTACGACTGAAAACCCCTTATGCGCAATGGCTTTTTCCAGAATCTCTATTGTCGAGGTTACATGGTAGGTCGTTGTCCTGGCTACAAACGAAGCACCGGCACCCAGGGCAAGCTTAACGATATCAAATGATTGATCTATATTGCCATAAGGGGCGGTAGCCGAAAAGTTGCCATACCCGGTTGTCGGCGAATACTGGCCACCTGTCATGCCGTAGACACTATTGTTCATGATAATGGCGGTGATGTCAATATTACGCCTTGCCGCATGAATAAGGTGATTGCCGCCGATTGCGAGGGCATCGCCATCACCCATGGGAACGATTAATGTAAGCTCCGGCCTGCTGAGCTTGACACCCGTTGCAAAAGCAAGGGCTCTTCCGTGCAGCGTATGCAGGGTATGAAAATCGAGATATCCGCAGATCCGGGAGGAACATCCGATTCCCGAAACGAGCACAATGTCATTTTTCTTTATCCCTGTACTTTCTATTGCCCGGATCATGCAGTTCATTATAGTACCGTGACCGCAGCCTGGACACCAGATATGAGGAAAGAACCTTTCCCTTATGTAATCTTTCACTGCCATCGATCAGGATCCCTTCCCCTGGATGATTCTCAGGATGTTCAGAACATCCGTCGGGGTAATGAAGCTTCCGTTGATCTGGTTAGCAAGAAATACTTTGTCAGGATTATCCGAAGCCTTTTTCACCTCATGAAGGATCTGACCCATATTCATCTCGACCACAATAACGTAATCAGCAGTGGCACACCTTCTCTTGACGGCATCGACAGGAAATGGCCAGAGGGTCTGTAGTTCCAGCAGTCCAAGCTTTTCACCTCTTGCCCTCCTGTTTCTCACGACATGAAGGGCTGTCCTGGCAGATGACCCATAAGAGATCAGGAGATAGTCTGCATCGTCAACAAAGAATTCCTTTATCCTGGTGATTTCTTCCGTATGACCCTGTATCTTGTCTACCAGATGGTGCATTAATCCATATACGATCTTCGGATTGGTGGACGGGAACCCCCACATGTCATGCATCAACCCGGTAACATTAAACCGATGGATACCACCAAAATCAGACATTGGAAGCCGACCGTCTTCCCTCGGAAGATAAGGGTGATAGTCAGTTCCTCCTTTTACGGATGTCTTCAGTCTTTCCACCACATTGATCTCTCCTTGCTCCGGCATTATTAACCTTTCCCTGGTATGGGCAACAACTTCATCAAAAAGTAAAATAACCGGGGTTCTGAAGGTCTCAGAGAGGTTGAAAGCCTCGACGGTCATGGCAAACACATCTTGATTATTCGACGCTGTCAGGGTAATGATGGCATGTTCTCCGTGTGTTCCCCACCGCGCCTGCATGACATCTCCCTGGCTCCCACTGGTGGGAAGACCTGTGGAAGGGCCTCCCCTCTGAACATTTACTACGACACAGGGGGTTTCGGTCATCACAGCAAAACCGATTGCTTCCTGTTTCAGGGAAAAACCCGGCCCACTGGTCGCCGTCATGACCTTTTTCCCGGTAAGAGAGGCCCCGATTATAGCGCACATGGAGGAAATCTCATCTTCCATCTGGATAAACTTCCCCCCATTCTGTGGAAGCCGATAAGAGAGTAATTCTGCGATCTCCGTCGAAGGAGTAATTGGATACCCTGCAAAAAAGTCAAGACCTGCATAAAGGGCTCCCTCAACACAGGCTTCGTTGCCCTGAACAAAAAGGATATTTTTTTTCATCTGTCAAACACCTTATTTTAGTTCTATTGCAAGATCAGGACAGCGAAGCTCACACATCTTACAGCCGGTGCACTTTTCCGGATAGGCAAGCGTAGCCTTTTCCATGTCATCCATGGCCAATGCATGTTCCGGACAGAACTCCACACAGATTCTGCATCCCTTGCACCACTCCCTGTTGATAACAGGCATCTTTTCCCCCTTCTCAGTCATCGGAATGATTATCTATGTATTTGACGTACTTGTCAACTGTTTAGCTCAGATTACGTGCTTCTAACAAGGAAAAAAAGTGACGTTGAAAGTTGATAAATATAATGTATCATAGTGAAAGGAGGTTTGATCAAATGAACTCAAGAAATATTCGGGTAATTCACTACGGGCTGGGGCCCATAGGTGCTGAAACAGCAAGGTTGGTATTGAAAAAACCACATATGGAGATAGTGGGGGCAGTCGATATATCAAAGGATATGGCGGGCAAGGATCTGGGAAATATCCTGGATCTGGAACGGGAATTAGGAATAGTTGTGACTGACAACGGAAGGCAACTGCTATCCGGGGTTAAGGCGGACGTTGTCATCCACACAACAGGATCACGCATAAAAAACATATTCTCACAACTGATTCAAATCGTGGATACTGGAATTAATGTAGTCTCTTCTGCTGAAGAGTTGTTATTTCCATTATCTGAAAACGCTGAACTGGCCAATGAACTTAACCTGAAAGCGATTGAAAATGGCGTGACTGTCCTCGGTACCGGTGTGAATCCTGGATTTGTCATGGATTCCCTTCCCCTTTTTATGACAGCAGTTTGTCAGGATGTGAAAAAAATTCATGTCGAAAGGGTTGTTGATGCCGCCACGCGCAGGCATCCGCTACAGAAGAAGATCGGGGCCGGAATGACTCTTGAAGTCTTTCGGGCAAAAATAGATGAAAAATCACTTGGGCATGTCGGACTTCTGGAATCTTTCTACTTTATCGCCGATCGGCTGCGTCTCTCTATCGATGAAGTTAAGGAAACTGTAGACCCTGTTATGGCCGACAGTCCTGTAAAAACCGATTATTTTGATTTGAAAACTGGTGACATCACCGGGGTAAAACATATCGTCGAGGGAATAAACGACGGCGAAAAGGTAATTACGCTCGATCTGAAAATGTATATAGGGGCAGACGATCCGCACGATTCCATTTCTATTGTAGGGATTCCCAATCTTAATTTGAGAATCGCCGGCGGCATTGCGGGAGATCAGGCCACTGCGGCTATCTTAGTAAATTCCATCCCCGCAGTTATTGAAGCAGCACCGGGGCTTACTACTGTGAAAGATCTTCCGGCACCATATTTTTACCGGTAAGACGTTACCGTTTGGATTGTTGGTATGTTGAACCTCTGCCCCGACCGGGAGCGCACCCGCAAGCCTCGCCCTATAGGCGGGGAGCTTCACATCACGATTTTTTATCTGTCAAAAAATATTTTTTCGAAGAATTCCTGTTTTTTCTTGGGATAGTACAGTGTTCCATCCTGGTCAACTACAAGTTTCCCGTCAAGATGATCGAGTTCGTGCTGCACGATACGAGCAAGAAAACCGGTGTACCGCTTGCTTATCTTCTTCCCGTGAATATCATAGGCCCTGACCTTTATTTCGGTAAATCTGCTTACCTCAACCTGTACTTCAGGACATGAAAGACACCCCTCGGTTCCTTTCGCCATTTCTCCCCGGCTCTGGGTAATACGGGGGTTAATTAGAACATCATAGTCATCTTCGCTTCTGATCGGGGTCTTCTCATCAAGTCCCCTCGTCCTGAAGGCAACAATTCTTTTACTTATCCCGATCTGCGGAGCAGCAAGACCGAAGGCATCGTCCCTTTCGAGAAAGGCATTGACAAGCGTTTCTATATCTTTTTTGCCTTCATCATCAAACGGAATGGGAATTTCATCTGACGGGTTTGTTAAAAGCCTTGCTTCTTCATCATTGATCTTTTCGTCTTTCCATAATGTCCAGATTTTAGTATTTTGCATAAATTTCTTTCCTCATAAAATTAAACGCTACTATCTGAAAGCTTTGAAAAAATGGTTTTTCAATGCTCCTGTCTGCGTACGGACACGGACACGCACAGGCAAGCAGAACATTTTTTCGCCCTCAAAACCATATTTTTCAATTTTTCAAAGGTCTATATCATTTGATATTTATTTTTACCACCATTGCGTTTCTGTTTCAAGAAAATCGCAACCTCTTATATAGATATCGAATCTATAGATTCTTGATAATTTTATTCATGTCTGTTAGTGTCTTGCAGGTTTTAATAGAAAAATCGTTATGTAGATTCAAGGAAGATGATAGATTTGATAGGTGAATTGATAACTAAGAAGGCCCGGCGGGAATTCGCAAGGACATTAAACTTTAGCAAAGAAGAAAAACCTGCTATTCCTCCGTGTGACTCAAAACAGATTCGCCTTCTTTATGCTCACATTCCATTTTGCGAGAAGCTTTGCCCCTACTGTTCCTTTAACCGTGTCGTCTTTGAGAAAACTCTCTGCCGTAATTATTTTGATGCCCTCAGAAGAGAAGTGCTGCTCTACAAAGAAAACGGTTATGATTTTGACGGGCTGTACGTAGGCGGAGGGACGCCTACCATCCTGATGGATGAGCTGGAGGAGACGCTTAAACTGATCAGGGATTGTTTTAAAATTCGAGAAATTTCTGTAGAGACCAATCCAAATCACCTGACGGAAATAAATATTAAATCTTTGAAGCGGGCTGGTGTAAACCGCCTATCCGTGGGCGTACAGAGTTTTGACGACGGTCTCTTGAAGGCAATGGATCGATACGGCAAATATGGAAGCGGCGAGGCGATTGCTGAACAATTGTACGCTACACTAGGGCACTTTGATACACTGAATGCGGACATGATCTTCAATTTTTCTTCCCAGACACCTGAAATGCTGAACAGAGACCTCGATATCCTTGTCGAAATGGAAATTGATCAAGTCACGTACTATCCGTTGATGGTTTCCGATTCCACACGAAAGACTATCACAACAAATCTCGGTCGAGTAAACTACCATAAGGAAAAGCGATTTTACCATCAGATCGTGGAGCGGCTGACCAGGCACTATCGTCTGTCATCGGCCTGGTGTTTCTCCAGGAAAGATTCAATGATCGACGAATATATTGTGAACTATGATGAGTATGCGGGTCTCGGGAGCGGTTCTATCGGGTATTTGAACGGCACGTGTTATGCGAATACTTTTAATATCGGGAAATATATTGATCAGGTAAACCGGGGAGAGATTCCCCTTATGGCTTCCCGTCGCTTCACAAAGAAGGAACAGGTGCGCTATGATTTTTTGATGAAACTCTTTGGTATGGAACTTGATACCGCTCCTTTACGGAAAAAGTATGGTGCAGATTTTTATCAGTATATCTGGTATGATATTTTCGCATCGTTTTTAATTGGCGGCCTCCGTTATAGGAGAGGCAGATTTTATCTGACAAACAGGGGCAGGTATTACTGGGTTATCATGATGCGGGAGTTTTTCACTGCGGTGAACAACTTTCGGGATTTTTGCCTTGCCGAGACGACAATAAACAAGGAATGAACTACCCCGCGGCAAACAGAGGGGTATCAAAATGAGTGTTTTATCTTTCCTGTCGCAGCAAGCTGCGGGGAATTAAACCCTACAGATTTCGCATTGTCCTTCAAATGATTAGAGTAATCCGTGTAATCTGCGAAATCTGTGGATTAAAACCACAGAACTGAAGGTAGAGTGCTATGCATAAGGAATCATTGAAAAAACTTCCCAAGATAGATGAGATTATGCTCGTTTTAGAAAAGCGGGGAACACTTGAAAGGGCTCCACGAGATGTTGTGTTATCGACGTGCCGTTCCGTCGTAGGAGATGTAAGGGGGTTGATATTATCAGCGAAAGAGGATGATACCGATATCCTGGTTCCTTCACTTGATGAAGTGGCGGCCACAGTGGCTGAAAAAATAGAAAATATCAGGAGGTACAGTTTCCGTCGAGTGGTAAATGCCACTGGAATCATCTTACACACCAACCTGGGAAGAGCACCTCTCTGCAAAGAAGCTCTTGAGAGGATTTCAGAGGTGAGTTGCGGGTATTCAAATCTGGAGTTTGATCTTGAGAAAGGAAAACGAGGACTCCGATATGACCATGTTCAAAAGATTCTCTGTGAACTCTCGGGAGCAGAAGATGCACTGGTTGTCAACAACAACGCTGCTGCCGTATTGCTTGTTCTGAATACCCTGTCCGAGGGGAAAGAGGCAATCGTATCAAGAGGGGAGCTTATTGAAATCG is a window of Syntrophales bacterium DNA encoding:
- the def gene encoding peptide deformylase encodes the protein MQNTKIWTLWKDEKINDEEARLLTNPSDEIPIPFDDEGKKDIETLVNAFLERDDAFGLAAPQIGISKRIVAFRTRGLDEKTPIRSEDDYDVLINPRITQSRGEMAKGTEGCLSCPEVQVEVSRFTEIKVRAYDIHGKKISKRYTGFLARIVQHELDHLDGKLVVDQDGTLYYPKKKQEFFEKIFFDR
- a CDS encoding energy transducer TonB; the protein is MLSKKLVLTFVSFSLAIHIAILTAVGIIDGRRNHQISFFTVDLKEQLKDDESITNKERESNSPTGHADTKDKFKGTINSIRHEKEDTVNLGRDTKYYSYLTKLKENIKKNWLYPKQAYIRKEEGTTVVKFSIVEDGSLIDICIIASSGFKSLDTEALNVVKLCAPYTPLPKNFNLSKLNIVANFQYGLAD
- a CDS encoding 2-oxoacid:ferredoxin oxidoreductase subunit beta gives rise to the protein MAVKDYIRERFFPHIWCPGCGHGTIMNCMIRAIESTGIKKNDIVLVSGIGCSSRICGYLDFHTLHTLHGRALAFATGVKLSRPELTLIVPMGDGDALAIGGNHLIHAARRNIDITAIIMNNSVYGMTGGQYSPTTGYGNFSATAPYGNIDQSFDIVKLALGAGASFVARTTTYHVTSTIEILEKAIAHKGFSVVEIISQCPVYFGRKNEFASAVNMLKYYRTHTTPIGSKMKKKYPELIERGIFIQEERPEYCSEYDKIIEKAHKER
- a CDS encoding MFS transporter, yielding MNNERKIIYFTCVGHFFFHFYELVFPALAIPLMISLKMTLPEVLKLSFFMYLLMGLGALPWGIVSDHYGNRRSLVIFFIGTGTGAILTAFSDSGTSIMLSLAIIGFFASIYHPAGMGLISLGTRNRGMALGINGVAGNIGLATAPFAAGLLNWLVGWQITYLLIGLFSIFWGIILYFKKIDETPITHDNENMTTTGANNNYLKYFLILCVVMTLAGLTYRANSVVLPAYLEFKASFLWKLFQSADITNIEGTKTMAATLLASSIYAVGVFGQLAGGKLADKYDLRWLYLIFHGLSLPFLIFMGILSEQFLVVSAGFYLFFALGMQPIENSLVAKFTPNRWRSTGYGIKFILTFGVGSTAVYLVGWIRELWSLNVVYFFSGGIVTLILLCITCLIFFSRGITCKNIP
- the tadA gene encoding tRNA adenosine(34) deaminase TadA; this encodes MKNNDEGFIRLALEEARAAYAAGEVPVGAVITRGDDILAKAHNSSIVMNDPSAHAEIVAIRKAGGKIGNYRLAGTTLYVTLEPCVMCAGAIIQARISRVVFGTDDPQNGGVISLYGILDDKRLNHSVKITGGILKDECAEILSRFFREKRVKPLTL
- a CDS encoding 2-oxoacid:acceptor oxidoreductase family protein is translated as MERCRIIFAGSGGQGIITAAIILAEAAVLYEGLNAVQSQSYGPEARGGSCRSDVIIADSDILFPKVIQPNVLACLSQEAYNKFSGFIRPGGLLLTDSHYIKQEKKVDARQVELDMYEEVMDKIGTPIVLNICMIGALIHLTQLIKPESIRKVLERRIPVDFFSASKEALELGVKLVKNLDR
- a CDS encoding coproporphyrinogen III oxidase family protein; this translates as MIDLIGELITKKARREFARTLNFSKEEKPAIPPCDSKQIRLLYAHIPFCEKLCPYCSFNRVVFEKTLCRNYFDALRREVLLYKENGYDFDGLYVGGGTPTILMDELEETLKLIRDCFKIREISVETNPNHLTEINIKSLKRAGVNRLSVGVQSFDDGLLKAMDRYGKYGSGEAIAEQLYATLGHFDTLNADMIFNFSSQTPEMLNRDLDILVEMEIDQVTYYPLMVSDSTRKTITTNLGRVNYHKEKRFYHQIVERLTRHYRLSSAWCFSRKDSMIDEYIVNYDEYAGLGSGSIGYLNGTCYANTFNIGKYIDQVNRGEIPLMASRRFTKKEQVRYDFLMKLFGMELDTAPLRKKYGADFYQYIWYDIFASFLIGGLRYRRGRFYLTNRGRYYWVIMMREFFTAVNNFRDFCLAETTINKE
- a CDS encoding 2-oxoacid:acceptor oxidoreductase subunit alpha — protein: MKKNILFVQGNEACVEGALYAGLDFFAGYPITPSTEIAELLSYRLPQNGGKFIQMEDEISSMCAIIGASLTGKKVMTATSGPGFSLKQEAIGFAVMTETPCVVVNVQRGGPSTGLPTSGSQGDVMQARWGTHGEHAIITLTASNNQDVFAMTVEAFNLSETFRTPVILLFDEVVAHTRERLIMPEQGEINVVERLKTSVKGGTDYHPYLPREDGRLPMSDFGGIHRFNVTGLMHDMWGFPSTNPKIVYGLMHHLVDKIQGHTEEITRIKEFFVDDADYLLISYGSSARTALHVVRNRRARGEKLGLLELQTLWPFPVDAVKRRCATADYVIVVEMNMGQILHEVKKASDNPDKVFLANQINGSFITPTDVLNILRIIQGKGS
- a CDS encoding 4Fe-4S binding protein, whose amino-acid sequence is MTEKGEKMPVINREWCKGCRICVEFCPEHALAMDDMEKATLAYPEKCTGCKMCELRCPDLAIELK